TATTGTCCAGAAGTTCATTTGTATTTTTCTTTTTGCGAATTTAATTTAGCATTCTAATTGTGAAATTTATTATGCAATCATTTCTAAAAAGAAGCAGGAGTCCCATCAGACCAAGATCTCTATTCAGTTTTTTCCACTCAATTACTTCATCCTATTTAAGATCATAGATTTTAACTTTGTCTTAAATTATAATGTCTTAAACAATGACCATGAAGTACTGTAAGGAGTCTATTTATGTTTATTATTTTTTAATATGACTGCAATCATTTAAACGAGAAGTATTGGTGGATAAAAAAGTTCTGGAACCACAAGATAGATTATTAATTAGGAATAGTATTTATAAAAATATAAAAGTCATGATTATAAAATATTCTTGGTTCAAGCTGATGGTTGTATATACTTCAAATTTAGACTCCGAAGCATAGTTTGGATTGCAAATACTAAATTCTGAAACTCCAGTGACTTTTATACTTAGAAAATTGAATTACAGAAGGTAACAATATATAATGCATTATTGCAGTGCCCTTTTGCGAGAAAAACCATTCATAATTTCAATCATTTAATCTGAATTGTCACTAATTCCTCATAAAGATTCACGTAGTCCTGAAATCTATCATTCTTATCATAATGACTGATAGCTTGTTCTCTGCATTTATCTTTATAGAAGCTTTTCCCTTTCTCTGCAATTTCAACGATAGCATTTTTTATCCCTGTAATATCTCCTTGATCAACTTTTTTTCCCGTTTGCCTATTAATAGACTCCGGACTTCCGCCTGTATCGTAAGTAATAACAGGAGTTCCACAAGCCAGTGATTCAATGTTTGTAGTCGGAAAATTATCCTGCCAGGTAGGGTTTACAAATACCTCGGCTAACCCATATAGAGCCGCAAGCTGATGAACATTCTCAGTCCTGGCTATACCTGTAATTCCGGATGGCAAGTCGCTGAGCTGCTCATTATTTAGCCCAACTAGTACGATCCGGAAGCTTTTGTCCAAAATCTGTCGCAGCTTCTTAAAATCCTCGAGACCTTTTCTTTTATCCCAGACGCTGGCTACACCAAGCACTATTTTCCTTTCATCCTGCTCAAAACCTGAAGGCAGTTCTTTTGCCTGCGGTGTAAAAATATCAATGTCTACTCCATTATGGATCACATCTACTGGATATTTTTTTAAGAATGATTTCTTTACAAGCCCTGCCAGCCATTGAGATGGAGTTACTATCCGCAGATTT
This portion of the Rhodohalobacter barkolensis genome encodes:
- a CDS encoding glycosyltransferase, whose protein sequence is MIILQINTSVNTGSTGRITEQIGRKAIQNGHISSIAYGVSGSEDSRSKLIKVGSRPEMMLHGLKTRMFDLHGFGSKNATLALIDKIKIIKPDVIGLHNLHGYYLNIEVLFNFLKESQKSVVWTFHDCWPFTGHCTYFDSVGCKKWINGCYDCPKTRFYPASYGLDNSKWNYEKKKELFNGLENLRIVTPSQWLAGLVKKSFLKKYPVDVIHNGVDIDIFTPQAKELPSGFEQDERKIVLGVASVWDKRKGLEDFKKLRQILDKSFRIVLVGLNNEQLSDLPSGITGIARTENVHQLAALYGLAEVFVNPTWQDNFPTTNIESLACGTPVITYDTGGSPESINRQTGKKVDQGDITGIKNAIVEIAEKGKSFYKDKCREQAISHYDKNDRFQDYVNLYEELVTIQIK